The DNA region TTTTTGCACTCGGCCGGCGGAGGAACTTCGCGAAtgtttcgaggccgcactcgagcTGCCACGGCCCCGGCCGGACTTCGGCATCTCGGGGAGGCAGTTTCGCGGATAAACTGGTAACTCGCGacgttaaaatcgaaaaaacttgAAGAGCGTCGAACACCGTGATGTTGCTGGCTCAAGCGTTGCCAGGGTTGTGGCAAGAACAAGAATTAAAAGATGCTATTTTCAATGCTTCGAATAATTCAATGCTTCGAATAATGTATCGTATCGACACGTCGTTTGTACTGCAGTGATTGTTTACTCGCGACTTTCAACTCGTTTTATTTTGGTGTTCTACTCACTGTTTCGAAGCCATTCCGGTGTCAGCAGTTCCCTTGGACGAGTTTTCTGCCGTGTGCTGTGTTGGTGGTGGAAATTATTGCGAAAAAGTCGATTATTATCGGAAAGTTTTTTCCTGATTGCGGCAAATTTGTTTATCTTTCTGCGGCCACCTACTCGGACTCTCGCAGTGAGAGCGACTCATTCTCGCACAAATTCTGCTCACCGCTGCGCACCGCCATCTATACGGCGCTAGCCGAAGCACGCATCAGTAAGAGCATCGTTACCGGGAGAGTTTATTGCGGCAAAAATGTCACCTTGCAAAAAGTGCCAGAAGAATGTGGCAGATTCCGACAAGATTTTCTACCGCGGTTTTTGTGGTGCAGTGTTCCACATGATCTGTGCCCACTGCTCGACCAATTGGCTCTGTACGAGGGAAACATGTTCTGGATGTGTGATACCTGTGCGGCAAACTTTGCAAATCGCATTTTCCCTGCGGATACGTTTCGCCCTGCTCCTGCTGCTAGCGGTGCATCGGATGCACTGAGCTCGCTTCAAGCGGATGTGTCGGAGCTGAAGGCAGCGATCCTATCCCTTACGGCCAAGATCGACAAGCAACCGAGCCAGCGGCCGACCACTCCGTTAAAACCGCGCGGTTTTAAAAACGGCTCGCAGTTGGCGCGGACCACAAAGCATCGCAGGAATGGAACCGCTGTGGGCGGCCCGGTTACGTACGCTAACTGCGGACGGGAACCAAACACGCTCAACGTCACGATGCAAACGGTGGAAATTTCCGACGAGGGAGGCGATGAGCTGCTTCACCTGTACCTTTCGGCATTTGAACCAACCACCTCCGAAGACGATGTCGCCCAGCTGGTTCGTGATTTTTTGGACATGGAAGATTCGCCGAAGGTCCAGAAGCTGGTGCCGTGTATCCTTCAAAGTTAGCGTCAGACCGGAACTCAAGCAAGTCGCTTTTGGTACGTATGGTACGTGGCCGACGTCGGGCTAAGACCGGGATATACGAAGCAAGGCACTATGGCGACTCCTACTCCTTCCGACACAGTTGCACCCCCGTTTGCCGCTGCCGACATAACCTGTCCCGGTCCTGTGGTCGGAGTGCGAGATAGGAGTTGCCAAACTTGCCCCACAGGCAAATATCCGTATATTAGCAACACTTCCTCTTCCGAACGCCTCCCAATTTTCAGCCCAAGTACCGTTCCCGTATCCACGCGGCGTTTGCCGTCGGCTGAAGCTGTCATGGTGTCACAGCTGATAGACCCCGCGCCGTTGGACAACCCATCGCACCGTGCCGCGCTGCCATCACCGGGACGCTCGCTAGACGGTACCATGGAAATCCCCAATCGCTCCGACGCAGTCGCGCTCCCAGCCAGCGGCCAGCCAAGTCGTCCCGGCCCTGCGTTCGGATGTCGAGAGGGGCTCTTCCAACAACCAACTCCAGGCGAGTACTCTGAGTCAACAGTTTTTTCTTCTCCTGACAATCCCTTGGCTTGCAGCCCTCCACGAAACTTGACCATCTATTACCAGAACATTCGCGGCATGCGAACAAAGACGGAGAAACTGCGCCTTGCCTTGATGTCCAGTGACTACGACGTAGTGGTTCTCACCGAAACCTGGTTGCACGGCAATATTCTGGACTCGGAGTTCTCCGCGATTTACGTCCGACCACGCACCACTCCCGACGTGTACACCTTGCATGCTGAATCCGTTCAGCAAATTCTCGAAAAAGCAACGGATCAAGACGTGGTGGTTGTTGTCGGGGACAACAAACTTCCGGATCTCGTCTGGGTCTTCGATGAAGACGTCGGTGGCTTTCTCCCCGCGAACGCGTCGTCCGATGCAGAGGTGGCTCTCACCGAGTCCTTCCTGGCCAACGGGCTGGTACAAATAAACTTCCTGCTGAACAACCGCTTACTAGACCTCGCCTTTGTGAATGACGCTGCGGCATTTGAGCTGTTACAGTCCCTGAACTCACTCTTACCGATAGACGCCCCGCATCTTACATTCGTTCTGAAGCTAGAGATTTGCGCGCACACACCTGCTTCCGAATCTATCGATCCGGTTGCTGAGGAGTTCGATTTCAAACGTTGCAACTTTGAAACGCTGAATTCAAGGCTAGAAGCTGTTTATTGGAGTACGATGGACACAGCGGGCTCACTGGACGACGCCGTGACAGAGTTCTACGACCAGCTGCTGAACGTGTTACGCGACACAGTGCCAGTTCGAGCCAGGCGATTTCGTTGCCCTTCCAGGACGCCGCCGTGGTGGAACTCGCAGCTTCGGAACTTACGCAACCAACTGCGGAAGGCACGTAAGCGGTTCGTGAATCGAAGCTCGTGGGGAAACAAGGTCACACTCtcgtagcatagcatagcatagcatagcattggtgtctacccgtagctgctacttcgttattgaccaggacccccaaaaattgctccgtggaccacagatgaaaagtaggaaccaatcatcaccccatcgcaattttcaaagatccctatcatgctgatcaataccgacgccggccacgaccagtggtaagacacggggaagtggatgggaatgttagtccgatacttgagtgatgggaccgccaaatcgactgcgtctccgacaaagtatcacatgagttttgaggggttagtaagatgggtatgaggtcaggattcactgtggtaggagatgcgaccataagaaatttgtttatctgttgaaattttaaaaatcttaggcagccggctgcggaaagatacataattgattatttaaaaagttttttagtcgaacgcgtgccaaccgagcagtattgctatgggctggacttatcagtatatttttactgtttataCGATAACGcgagtaaattaaaaaaagttattcttcATAAAATGgaaagtttgatgagttaatacttaAACTGCCCGTTGGAatacatttttacaatcaaCAAATTTGAACTACAAGAAAagaggacaccacgtaaccgattgtaatgaaattaaaaaaaaataacataaacgaactaaaccggtGGCGGTAGATAATATGACCGAGtgtgaaacataatcgttgcttTCCGATCTTCGACGCTAGAAGAACTTAATTATAAACTCAATCCCGTAATTTTTTTGCTTCTTACcgtcggcgtgccatccgagcaacgatgctatgggaaggg from Culex quinquefasciatus strain JHB chromosome 3, VPISU_Cqui_1.0_pri_paternal, whole genome shotgun sequence includes:
- the LOC119769079 gene encoding uncharacterized protein LOC119769079; this encodes MATPTPSDTVAPPFAAADITCPGPVVGVRDRSCQTCPTGKYPYISNTSSSERLPIFSPSTVPVSTRRLPSAEAVMVSQLIDPAPLDNPSHRAALPSPGRSLDGTMEIPNRSDAVALPASGQPSRPGPAFGCREGLFQQPTPGEYSESTVFSSPDNPLACSPPRNLTIYYQNIRGMRTKTEKLRLALMSSDYDVVVLTETWLHGNILDSEFSAIYVRPRTTPDVYTLHAESVQQILEKATDQDVVVVVGDNKLPDLVWVFDEDVGGFLPANASSDAEVALTESFLANGLVQINFLLNNRLLDLAFVNDAAAFELLQSLNSLLPIDAPHLTFVLKLEICAHTPASESIDPVAEEFDFKRCNFETLNSRLEAVYWSTMDTAGSLDDAVTEFYDQLLNVLRDTVPVRARRFRCPSRTPPWWNSQLRNLRNQLRKARKRFVNRSSWGNKVTLSYLETEFAEQQVTSYQNYIAGVQDNLQSNPKNFWSYVKERSR